Proteins found in one Scardovia inopinata JCM 12537 genomic segment:
- a CDS encoding helix-turn-helix transcriptional regulator, with product MNLQKSARLNQELIYLSDKHSFHLSDLMTTFKISKRTALRDIESLEQSGLALYSTPGPAGGYHLIQEGLLTKVHFNPDEIHAIFFALKAMSMMSETPFNEPFKQIRAKLLMNLTPNHQAGVRRLEDAVTYYTVPAVKHNPYLRNLLTIISHNHLASVTFNGQALTIQPYQLLYRDGYWLVASWNPTSQTCWNYRCDCLTSCQELASPLALTKQELQAKIKLFNHGEGGVKFKALLTEHGRDHFLRSNYPSMRLEENAGRYYLTGYYNERTFDYVVDYLLTFSDHAKLLEPQPLIDGYLKKLRTLLNQYAD from the coding sequence ATGAACTTGCAAAAATCCGCCCGCCTCAACCAAGAATTGATTTACCTCAGCGATAAGCACTCCTTTCACTTAAGCGACCTAATGACCACCTTCAAAATCTCTAAGCGGACTGCCCTCCGCGACATTGAAAGCCTAGAACAGTCAGGTCTCGCCCTTTATTCAACGCCTGGTCCGGCTGGCGGCTACCACCTAATTCAAGAGGGGTTGTTAACGAAGGTCCACTTTAACCCTGATGAAATCCACGCCATCTTCTTCGCCCTCAAAGCGATGTCAATGATGAGCGAAACGCCCTTTAACGAACCTTTTAAACAAATTAGGGCCAAGCTCCTCATGAATTTAACCCCTAATCACCAAGCGGGGGTTCGGCGGCTAGAAGATGCGGTCACCTACTACACCGTCCCCGCGGTCAAACACAACCCGTACTTGCGGAACCTATTGACGATTATCTCGCACAATCACTTAGCCAGCGTCACCTTTAACGGTCAGGCTCTGACCATCCAGCCCTATCAGCTTCTTTACCGGGACGGATATTGGTTGGTGGCTAGCTGGAACCCGACCAGTCAAACTTGCTGGAACTACCGGTGCGACTGCCTAACTAGTTGCCAAGAGCTAGCCTCGCCCCTAGCGCTAACCAAACAAGAGCTCCAAGCAAAAATTAAGCTCTTTAATCACGGCGAGGGTGGGGTCAAGTTCAAGGCGTTGCTAACAGAGCATGGTCGGGACCACTTCTTGCGGAGTAATTACCCCAGCATGCGACTGGAAGAAAACGCCGGCCGCTACTACTTGACTGGCTATTATAACGAGCGGACCTTCGATTACGTCGTCGACTACCTCTTAACCTTTAGCGACCACGCCAAGCTTCTAGAGCCCCAACCGCTAATTGACGGTTATTTAAAAAAATTGCGCACCCTGCTGAATCAGTATGCCGATTAA
- a CDS encoding IS30 family transposase: MKLSWWRLISDYWRSGVKAYRVAKLLHRSGETIYRVYRYLNCGNTITQYYEQYKVNKSHNGRQPATLPSNQVKYIRQKVGLGWTPDTIIGRGEVNIDCSMRTLYRMFKRGQFDVSTLPMKGKHHPNGYVEHRGKAGQLGRSIHNRKTDYPKFRQEFGHLEGDTIQGRNHQGAVTTLVERLSKVEIVLNSHYKSANAVTSTLRKWLQGVPRHLFKSITFDNGKEFANWRAIANEFDLNIYFADVGAPNQRGLNENNNGLLRRDGLRKSLDFRSLPDELIQAIASRRNHIPRKSLNYRTPLEVFMSHISDTQQISNLI, from the coding sequence ATCAAATTATCCTGGTGGCGCCTTATATCTGATTATTGGCGCTCGGGGGTTAAAGCCTATCGAGTAGCGAAGCTACTCCATCGTAGTGGAGAAACAATTTACCGAGTTTACCGCTATTTGAACTGCGGTAACACCATTACTCAATACTATGAGCAGTACAAAGTAAATAAGTCTCACAACGGCAGACAGCCTGCGACTCTACCTTCAAATCAAGTTAAATATATTCGACAAAAGGTGGGGTTAGGCTGGACTCCTGACACAATTATTGGTCGTGGTGAAGTTAATATTGACTGTTCTATGCGGACTCTTTATCGAATGTTTAAACGTGGCCAATTTGATGTTTCAACGCTTCCCATGAAAGGTAAACATCACCCTAATGGTTATGTTGAACATCGTGGTAAAGCCGGCCAATTAGGCCGGAGTATTCATAATCGAAAAACTGATTATCCTAAATTCCGACAGGAATTTGGCCATCTCGAAGGTGATACTATTCAAGGTAGAAATCATCAAGGAGCTGTGACAACTTTGGTGGAACGTCTCTCTAAAGTTGAGATTGTCTTAAACTCTCACTATAAGTCGGCTAATGCTGTAACTAGCACCCTGAGAAAGTGGCTCCAGGGGGTGCCTAGGCACTTGTTTAAGTCCATTACCTTTGATAATGGGAAAGAGTTTGCCAACTGGCGAGCAATAGCCAATGAGTTTGATTTGAATATTTACTTTGCGGATGTCGGTGCTCCTAATCAAAGAGGACTCAATGAGAATAATAATGGTCTTCTGCGTCGCGACGGGTTAAGAAAGTCGTTAGACTTTCGAAGTTTGCCTGATGAATTAATACAAGCCATTGCCAGTCGTCGCAACCACATTCCACGTAAAAGTCTTAACTATCGTACACCACTAGAAGTATTCATGAGTCATATTTCTGACACTCAACAAATTTCTAACTTAATTTGA
- a CDS encoding energy-coupling factor transporter transmembrane component T family protein, which yields MNPSFKLLLVLIIALEVSFTRHLTINLVLIAVAIIYLLTKRIRPRLFSWLFLMPLFPAVAVFITIAWFSPGHDYFYAWVLFSRIYVYVFTGAAITQTTSPLELTRSLEQNLHLPSKFAYGTLAAVNLIPRIKMTVKTIRAAGQMRGIYLSWWSPTLYFKAILHDITWSDQLAQAMESHGYVEDRARTSVHQIALTTRDWSILIISVILIQIITFALP from the coding sequence ATGAATCCAAGTTTTAAACTGTTGTTGGTGCTGATCATTGCCTTAGAAGTCTCGTTTACGCGCCATTTAACGATTAATCTGGTCTTAATCGCCGTTGCCATAATCTATCTTTTGACTAAGCGCATTCGGCCTCGCTTGTTTAGCTGGCTGTTTTTAATGCCGTTATTTCCAGCAGTCGCGGTATTTATTACGATTGCCTGGTTCAGTCCCGGTCATGACTATTTTTATGCCTGGGTGCTGTTTTCACGAATCTATGTCTACGTTTTTACCGGCGCGGCTATTACGCAGACCACCAGTCCCCTGGAGCTCACCCGCTCTTTGGAACAAAATCTGCATCTGCCCAGCAAGTTTGCCTATGGAACGCTGGCGGCCGTCAATCTGATTCCTCGGATTAAAATGACGGTTAAAACGATTCGCGCGGCTGGTCAAATGCGGGGCATCTATTTATCTTGGTGGTCGCCAACGCTTTATTTCAAGGCAATCCTGCATGACATCACCTGGTCGGACCAACTGGCGCAGGCTATGGAATCACACGGCTACGTTGAGGATCGCGCGCGGACCAGCGTTCATCAGATTGCATTAACGACTCGTGATTGGTCAATATTGATAATAAGTGTTATTTTGATACAAATTATTACATTTGCCTTACCATAG
- a CDS encoding ABC transporter ATP-binding protein has protein sequence MNHLAIDNLTFAYTPKHPTLKDVALKIPLDSWTLFYGASGSGKSTLMRLLAGLLPKYGGKILRGRIQLPNNLTVAMMFQDPGMQFALDTPQHELEFALENLQLPAKEMPARIEHALKFCGIEHLRDRQLTTMSGGEQQRAALAVLVAMDTDILLLDEPFASIDNHNRTLLIQQLTLLQQKYHKTIIVADHDLHGYRGLAKQIIHFENQRAQLLDAAASDALLQSADQLAAIVHHVKLPTASDQPILTLKKVVIEHGDQKLIMANDFSFFKNRTTLLTGATGTGKSSLFKAITHLAAYQGTIVYNDQDSQKIKPRRYAQQVGYVFQHAVDQFLSITVKEELALSLKKGRNPYFDEEHLTVALKLLDLNKLQDRVVYSLSGGQQKKLQLLLMLMMGQPVLLLDEPFSGLDLHSLHNVVDLIKASQKVYPQTMIIISHQLEGLEKLIDRHVKLADCQLSYREEF, from the coding sequence ATGAATCATTTGGCAATTGACAATCTGACTTTTGCATATACGCCAAAGCACCCAACGTTAAAAGACGTTGCGCTGAAAATTCCGCTTGATTCCTGGACGCTTTTTTATGGTGCTTCCGGCAGCGGCAAATCTACGCTGATGCGCCTTTTAGCCGGCTTATTGCCCAAATATGGCGGCAAGATTCTAAGGGGAAGAATTCAGCTGCCTAACAATTTAACCGTTGCGATGATGTTTCAGGATCCCGGTATGCAGTTCGCGCTTGATACGCCGCAGCATGAATTGGAATTTGCTTTGGAAAACCTGCAGCTGCCTGCTAAAGAGATGCCCGCTCGCATTGAACATGCCTTAAAATTCTGCGGCATTGAGCATCTGCGCGACCGCCAGCTGACTACGATGTCAGGCGGTGAGCAGCAGCGGGCCGCCTTGGCCGTTTTAGTCGCGATGGATACCGACATTTTGCTGTTGGACGAGCCATTTGCCAGCATCGACAACCATAATCGGACTTTGTTGATTCAGCAGCTGACCTTACTGCAGCAAAAGTATCACAAAACGATTATCGTTGCTGATCATGATCTGCATGGCTATCGCGGCTTGGCTAAACAGATCATTCATTTTGAAAATCAGCGTGCCCAATTGCTTGATGCCGCTGCCAGTGATGCACTGCTTCAGTCTGCCGATCAGCTGGCCGCCATAGTCCACCATGTCAAACTGCCGACTGCCAGCGACCAGCCGATTCTAACGCTCAAAAAAGTAGTGATTGAACATGGGGATCAAAAACTGATCATGGCAAATGACTTTTCATTTTTCAAAAATCGGACGACGCTGCTGACTGGCGCCACGGGAACCGGGAAATCCTCATTGTTTAAGGCTATTACACACTTGGCGGCCTACCAGGGAACGATCGTCTATAATGACCAGGACAGTCAAAAAATCAAACCGCGCCGTTATGCTCAACAGGTCGGCTACGTCTTCCAGCATGCCGTCGACCAGTTTCTTAGCATAACGGTTAAAGAGGAGTTGGCGCTGAGTCTTAAAAAGGGCCGTAATCCCTACTTTGACGAGGAACACCTAACCGTGGCACTAAAGCTGCTTGATTTGAATAAATTGCAGGATCGCGTGGTCTACTCGCTTTCTGGCGGTCAGCAAAAAAAGCTGCAGCTGCTCTTAATGCTGATGATGGGGCAGCCGGTTCTGCTGTTGGATGAGCCTTTTAGCGGCCTTGACCTTCATTCGCTGCACAATGTCGTTGATCTGATCAAGGCCAGCCAAAAAGTCTACCCGCAAACAATGATCATTATCAGCCACCAGCTGGAGGGGCTAGAAAAGCTGATTGATCGGCACGTAAAACTGGCAGACTGTCAGCTCAGCTATCGGGAGGAATTTTAA
- a CDS encoding ECF transporter S component — MAKKNNKFHLRDIILLALVGIIFGVIYWAAAFMYNALTIVFTPLKLPMMGNDLTMGLWCMAGPMAGFMLKKPGAPFLGEFLGAAGEALIGDQWGAANLISGAVQGVASELGFTFTGYKHYDWLGAVSTTITTTIVTFAWDWFRNGYNKFGFKNVYYFSGRLLSMFFFCGVLVMLIERLLERSHVMKREEFND; from the coding sequence ATGGCCAAAAAAAATAACAAGTTTCATCTGCGCGACATCATCCTGCTGGCATTGGTCGGCATTATTTTTGGGGTGATCTACTGGGCAGCTGCCTTTATGTACAACGCGCTGACCATTGTCTTTACGCCGCTCAAACTGCCAATGATGGGTAACGATCTAACCATGGGACTTTGGTGCATGGCCGGTCCGATGGCAGGATTTATGCTGAAAAAACCTGGGGCGCCTTTCCTTGGCGAGTTTTTAGGCGCCGCTGGTGAAGCCTTGATTGGTGATCAATGGGGCGCGGCAAATCTGATTTCTGGTGCCGTCCAAGGGGTTGCCAGCGAACTGGGTTTTACGTTTACCGGCTACAAACACTACGACTGGCTAGGGGCCGTTTCAACAACCATTACCACGACGATCGTAACTTTTGCCTGGGATTGGTTCCGCAATGGCTATAACAAGTTTGGCTTCAAAAACGTTTACTACTTTAGCGGCCGGCTGCTTTCAATGTTCTTCTTCTGCGGCGTTTTGGTAATGCTGATCGAACGGCTGTTGGAACGCTCGCACGTCATGAAACGCGAGGAATTTAACGACTAA
- the hemH gene encoding ferrochelatase, with protein sequence MKKNQKGILLVNLGTPSDPSVPAVTRFLRRFLSDRRVIHMPPLIWQPILNMMVLPKHAPKSAANYEQLWSSEIGSPLLHYTQRQAQLLQKRLPDYTVRYAMSYSQPLIGAVLKEFEFQGITDLTIIPMYPQYSTTTTASVQDDVARFYQDRKTVPEIRFVSDYSSFWPYVKALSNKLQKAVAKMNPDAIVFSYHGIPLSYQKAGDPYAQRCRQTTMAVIERLGLQVPCFQAYQSRFGPAKWLTPATKDLLTALPKQGYRKVLVIAPSFTADCLETIQELGEENRAAFLAAGGSEYQLLPALNDDAEWVEALAQLTLLNAVMPAQNAAMDLPSANLQTE encoded by the coding sequence ATGAAAAAAAATCAAAAAGGCATTCTGCTGGTTAATCTTGGAACGCCAAGTGATCCCAGCGTTCCAGCGGTTACCAGATTTCTACGGCGGTTCTTAAGCGATCGGCGGGTCATTCATATGCCGCCATTGATCTGGCAGCCAATTCTAAACATGATGGTGCTGCCCAAACATGCTCCCAAGTCGGCTGCCAATTATGAGCAGCTGTGGTCATCAGAGATTGGCTCACCTTTGCTGCATTATACTCAGCGCCAGGCCCAGCTGCTGCAAAAGCGACTGCCGGATTATACGGTTCGCTATGCCATGAGCTACAGTCAGCCGCTGATTGGTGCGGTCTTAAAAGAATTTGAGTTTCAAGGAATCACCGATTTAACGATCATTCCAATGTATCCGCAGTATTCAACTACAACCACGGCTTCGGTTCAAGATGATGTCGCTCGGTTTTACCAGGATCGCAAAACGGTTCCGGAAATTAGATTCGTCAGTGACTACAGCAGTTTTTGGCCGTATGTCAAAGCATTATCGAATAAACTGCAAAAAGCGGTTGCTAAAATGAATCCAGATGCAATCGTCTTTTCATATCATGGCATTCCGCTCAGTTATCAAAAGGCCGGGGATCCTTACGCCCAGCGCTGCCGGCAAACGACCATGGCGGTAATTGAGCGTTTGGGGCTGCAGGTTCCCTGTTTTCAAGCCTATCAGTCGCGCTTTGGACCGGCAAAGTGGCTGACGCCGGCCACCAAAGATCTTTTGACCGCGCTGCCTAAGCAAGGCTATCGCAAGGTACTGGTCATCGCGCCTAGTTTTACCGCTGACTGTCTGGAGACGATTCAAGAATTGGGCGAGGAGAACCGCGCTGCCTTTTTGGCTGCTGGTGGAAGCGAATATCAATTGCTGCCAGCTTTAAATGATGATGCCGAGTGGGTTGAGGCCTTAGCGCAATTAACGCTTCTAAATGCTGTTATGCCGGCTCAGAACGCAGCTATGGATCTGCCATCAGCTAATCTGCAGACTGAATAG
- the thiM gene encoding hydroxyethylthiazole kinase gives MSLIAQLRKQNPVVLTVANMVTPADVANGLNVLGASPIMSKAPEEAEDMVKIAQVVTINLGTVEAAQRKEMLAVMDAAQFLEVPAVFDPVACAGSAYRTQVANELLNKYHFACIRGNAGEIAALAGIDWQSHGIDAGSGDGDLTAIAQKCAQKYQTVVAMTGAVDIITDGQKVIKVPFGSPLFAVHVGTGDMLSSIIAAFIGLGGSVLEAAATACEVFALAGQAAANKTQMPSRWYDMFLDNLYQADDQLIAAWQTELQKED, from the coding sequence ATGAGTCTGATTGCACAGCTGCGCAAGCAAAATCCAGTAGTGCTGACGGTAGCCAACATGGTCACGCCCGCTGACGTTGCCAATGGCTTAAACGTTTTAGGTGCTTCGCCAATCATGTCCAAGGCCCCTGAAGAAGCTGAAGACATGGTTAAGATCGCCCAGGTCGTGACGATTAATCTGGGAACCGTTGAAGCCGCACAAAGAAAAGAAATGCTAGCGGTTATGGACGCCGCGCAGTTTTTAGAGGTCCCAGCCGTTTTTGATCCGGTTGCGTGTGCCGGCAGCGCCTATCGTACCCAGGTCGCCAATGAGCTTTTAAATAAGTATCATTTTGCCTGTATCCGCGGAAACGCCGGCGAGATTGCGGCCTTAGCCGGAATTGACTGGCAAAGCCACGGAATCGACGCGGGATCTGGGGATGGTGATCTGACCGCCATCGCGCAAAAATGTGCCCAAAAATATCAAACCGTCGTTGCAATGACTGGAGCCGTAGATATTATTACTGATGGTCAAAAAGTCATCAAGGTTCCATTTGGCTCGCCGCTGTTTGCCGTTCATGTAGGAACTGGCGACATGCTTTCCAGTATTATCGCGGCCTTTATCGGTTTGGGAGGCAGTGTCTTGGAAGCGGCTGCCACGGCTTGTGAGGTATTTGCCTTAGCCGGCCAGGCCGCTGCTAACAAGACCCAGATGCCAAGCCGCTGGTATGACATGTTTTTGGACAATCTTTACCAAGCTGATGATCAATTGATTGCAGCCTGGCAAACCGAATTACAGAAAGAAGACTAA
- the thiD gene encoding bifunctional hydroxymethylpyrimidine kinase/phosphomethylpyrimidine kinase — translation MINEFPQTLSIAGSDSGGGAGMQADLKTMQMRHVFATTVLVAITAQNTLGVQDAMPLPKKIIDEQFASLNADLKIRACKTGMLADTETVETVVANLGQFDFGPLVVDPVMIAKGGAHLLTDEAISTVRTKLLPLADLVTPNLPEAEALAEITIKNNADMKKAGQQLQALGAKNVLVKGGHFNDQKQASDFVLLADGSSFWMSSPRIDTKRTHGTGDTISACITAELAKGVSMENAIRIGKAYVEATIRDGIQVGHGHGPLNHWAV, via the coding sequence ATGATCAACGAATTTCCCCAAACCCTTTCAATTGCCGGCTCTGATTCAGGTGGCGGCGCTGGCATGCAGGCAGATCTAAAAACCATGCAGATGCGGCATGTATTTGCCACGACTGTTTTAGTCGCCATTACGGCACAAAACACGCTGGGCGTTCAAGACGCCATGCCGCTGCCTAAAAAAATCATTGATGAACAGTTTGCCTCTTTAAACGCCGACTTAAAGATTCGCGCCTGCAAAACGGGCATGCTGGCTGATACTGAAACCGTTGAAACCGTCGTTGCCAATCTTGGACAATTCGACTTTGGACCACTAGTAGTTGATCCAGTCATGATTGCCAAAGGCGGCGCACATCTGTTGACCGATGAGGCAATCAGCACGGTCAGGACCAAGCTGCTTCCCCTCGCCGATCTGGTAACGCCCAACCTACCGGAAGCAGAGGCACTGGCTGAAATAACGATCAAAAACAACGCCGATATGAAAAAAGCTGGGCAACAGCTGCAGGCTTTAGGTGCCAAGAACGTCTTAGTTAAGGGCGGTCATTTTAATGATCAAAAACAGGCCAGTGACTTTGTATTGCTGGCTGACGGATCCAGCTTTTGGATGAGCTCGCCTCGGATCGACACCAAACGCACGCATGGTACTGGTGATACGATCTCTGCCTGCATTACCGCCGAGCTGGCTAAGGGCGTATCAATGGAAAACGCGATTCGCATCGGCAAGGCCTACGTGGAAGCCACGATTCGCGACGGCATCCAGGTTGGTCACGGGCATGGTCCTTTGAATCACTGGGCCGTCTAG
- the thiE gene encoding thiamine phosphate synthase gives MQFREEMLHCYLVGGTQDVNHDPKRFLNDVSIAMDSGITAFQYREKGTSQLNQERRVQLGLKLRRLADQHHIPLIVDDDVELAQAINADGIHVGQKDQRVEQVLAAVGNTMFVGYSCNQPAQIKHANQLPVAYVGSGPIFPTSSKNDADPAMGLEKLHELVTISTHPIVAIGGITEANMAQTLAAGVAGLSMISMILQSADIQKTVQHINSLY, from the coding sequence ATGCAATTTAGAGAAGAAATGCTTCACTGCTATCTGGTTGGCGGTACCCAAGACGTCAATCATGATCCAAAACGGTTTCTAAATGACGTATCAATCGCAATGGACAGCGGCATTACCGCCTTTCAGTATCGCGAAAAAGGCACCAGCCAACTCAACCAAGAACGGCGCGTGCAGCTGGGACTGAAGCTGCGCAGACTTGCCGATCAGCATCATATTCCGCTGATCGTTGATGATGACGTTGAATTGGCCCAGGCAATCAATGCTGACGGCATCCACGTTGGTCAAAAGGATCAGCGTGTCGAACAGGTCTTAGCCGCGGTTGGGAACACTATGTTTGTCGGCTATTCATGCAATCAGCCAGCACAGATCAAGCACGCCAACCAATTGCCGGTAGCATATGTCGGCAGTGGACCGATTTTCCCAACCAGCTCCAAAAATGATGCTGATCCAGCGATGGGACTTGAAAAACTGCATGAGCTGGTCACGATAAGCACCCATCCAATCGTGGCCATTGGCGGCATTACCGAAGCCAACATGGCCCAGACGCTTGCTGCCGGAGTCGCTGGTCTTTCAATGATCTCAATGATTCTGCAAAGCGCTGACATTCAAAAAACCGTTCAGCATATCAATTCTTTATACTAG
- a CDS encoding TenA family protein, with amino-acid sequence MNDSKTTKFSEKLHQAAAPLWQKSIHHPFITELASGKLPLATFRYYLTQDTKYLTAFEKLHEKTAALLPQSQGALLLKLANGSGEDVQRSPMLQQLKLSPAEIQQAPIAPNNYAYITHMEYQLNVDPAAAVTALLPCYWLYDEIADYWKDQTSPVPVYQAFFDSYQTVGFDTSTQQLIGLVNELAANSNETVKQQMMTAFLRSSSYELGFWQMAYTHQTWADLANN; translated from the coding sequence ATGAACGACTCAAAAACCACTAAATTTTCTGAAAAACTGCATCAAGCAGCTGCACCACTCTGGCAAAAAAGCATTCACCATCCATTTATCACTGAACTGGCCAGCGGTAAACTGCCATTGGCAACCTTTCGCTATTATCTGACGCAGGATACCAAATACCTGACCGCGTTTGAAAAGCTGCACGAAAAAACTGCCGCCCTGCTTCCTCAATCACAGGGCGCGCTGCTCTTAAAGCTGGCCAACGGTTCCGGGGAAGACGTTCAGCGCAGTCCTATGCTGCAACAGCTCAAGCTCAGTCCAGCAGAGATTCAGCAAGCTCCCATCGCTCCTAACAACTACGCTTACATCACCCATATGGAGTATCAGCTGAACGTTGATCCCGCTGCCGCCGTGACCGCTCTTTTACCCTGCTACTGGCTTTATGATGAGATTGCCGACTACTGGAAAGATCAGACCAGTCCCGTTCCCGTCTACCAAGCATTTTTTGACAGCTATCAGACAGTCGGTTTTGATACCAGTACCCAACAGCTGATCGGCTTGGTCAATGAACTGGCCGCCAACAGCAATGAAACCGTCAAACAACAGATGATGACGGCCTTTTTGCGCAGCAGCAGCTATGAGCTGGGCTTTTGGCAAATGGCTTATACTCACCAGACCTGGGCTGACCTGGCTAATAATTAA
- a CDS encoding MFS transporter: protein MPVKKLRSNGSSRIKIIQKSALPVAAMTALFAIPYFATQADIVTYVEQRHLTVAVGAYFMIYAAVLLVIRLCLRTKFDTVRFGKWLIVSLLANVFYLIMLSIMKTNWEMALAAAGMAMGYGIIYSVCQSTALMLAPQGEQGLASSTFFLGVDIGMTLGPVLGGLIDQYLPLKAFYPVMLIIVPIIFLIYLGDRKELNGAVAKH from the coding sequence GTGCCGGTAAAGAAATTACGCTCAAATGGGTCTAGCCGAATCAAGATCATTCAAAAAAGCGCGCTGCCAGTTGCGGCCATGACGGCTCTGTTTGCGATTCCTTACTTTGCCACGCAGGCTGATATCGTGACCTATGTTGAGCAGCGTCACTTAACGGTTGCCGTGGGCGCGTACTTTATGATCTATGCGGCTGTTTTGCTGGTAATCCGGCTTTGTCTGCGAACAAAATTCGACACGGTTCGTTTCGGTAAATGGCTGATTGTCAGTTTGTTGGCCAATGTTTTTTATTTGATCATGCTGTCAATTATGAAAACCAATTGGGAAATGGCTTTGGCGGCCGCTGGCATGGCAATGGGATATGGCATCATCTACTCAGTCTGCCAATCAACGGCCTTGATGCTGGCGCCACAAGGAGAACAGGGACTGGCCAGTTCAACGTTTTTCCTGGGCGTTGACATTGGGATGACGCTGGGACCGGTTCTAGGAGGCTTGATTGACCAGTATCTGCCGCTTAAAGCTTTTTACCCGGTCATGCTGATCATCGTGCCAATCATTTTCTTGATCTATTTGGGAGATCGCAAAGAGTTAAACGGCGCGGTTGCAAAACATTAA
- a CDS encoding MFS transporter: protein MGASSTFAGVIAGMMSLVAMFLRPIAGNLTDRISKYRLASWGGLLSFIGVTGYIFVPNSGLLLFFRLINGTGYVLCTVCMTTWLASLVPLSHVGEAMGLYGIMNALAMAFAPAVSINLYHVIGYRPAIIISAAAALLVAVIVPCR, encoded by the coding sequence CTGGGAGCCAGCAGCACGTTTGCCGGCGTGATCGCGGGGATGATGAGTCTGGTGGCAATGTTTCTCAGACCAATTGCTGGTAATCTGACGGATCGGATCTCAAAGTATCGGCTGGCTTCTTGGGGTGGCCTGCTGAGTTTTATTGGTGTGACTGGCTATATTTTCGTACCTAACAGTGGTCTGCTGCTGTTTTTTCGCTTGATCAACGGGACGGGGTACGTTCTGTGTACCGTCTGCATGACGACTTGGCTGGCCAGCTTGGTCCCATTGTCGCATGTTGGTGAGGCGATGGGACTGTATGGAATCATGAATGCACTGGCGATGGCGTTTGCACCGGCAGTCTCCATTAATCTGTATCATGTCATCGGCTACCGGCCTGCCATTATCATCTCGGCCGCGGCGGCGCTTTTGGTTGCGGTGATCGTTCCGTGCCGGTAA
- a CDS encoding IS30 family transposase — translation MTYKHLTITELSFISDYGRSGVKAYRVAKLLHRSGETIYRVYRYLNCGNTITQYYEQYKVNKSHNGRQPATLPSNQVKYIRQKVGLGWTPDTIIGRGEVNIDCSMRTLYRMFKRGQFDVSTLPMKGKHHPNGYVEHRGKAGQLGRSIHNRKTDYPKFRQEFGHLEGDTIQGRNHQGAVTTLVERLSKVEIVLNSHYKSFYTLNLQKL, via the coding sequence ATGACCTATAAGCATCTTACCATAACTGAACTTTCATTTATATCTGATTATGGGCGCTCGGGGGTTAAAGCCTATCGAGTAGCGAAGCTACTCCATCGTAGTGGAGAAACAATTTACCGAGTTTACCGCTATTTGAACTGCGGTAACACCATTACTCAATACTATGAGCAGTACAAAGTAAATAAGTCTCACAACGGCAGACAGCCTGCGACTCTACCTTCAAATCAAGTTAAATATATTCGACAAAAGGTGGGGTTAGGCTGGACTCCTGACACAATTATTGGTCGTGGTGAAGTTAATATTGACTGTTCTATGCGGACTCTTTATCGAATGTTTAAACGTGGCCAATTTGATGTTTCAACGCTTCCCATGAAAGGTAAACATCACCCTAATGGTTATGTTGAACATCGTGGTAAAGCCGGCCAATTAGGCCGGAGTATTCATAATCGAAAAACTGATTATCCTAAATTCCGACAGGAATTTGGCCATCTCGAAGGTGATACTATTCAAGGTAGAAATCATCAAGGAGCTGTGACAACTTTGGTGGAACGTCTCTCTAAAGTTGAGATTGTCTTAAACTCTCACTATAAGTCTTTTTATACTCTAAATCTTCAAAAACTTTAA